ACACTGTTTATATGACGGATATTGCACCTACAATTGCCGCTTTATTACATATACAAATGCCGAGTGGCTGCATTGGAAAACCAATAACTTCGTTGACTGATAAAATAAATAAATAGATATACTTATTTTAAGAATAAAAGCCTATCCCTTTTGTGGATAGGTTTATTGTTTTAAATGAAAATTTGTTTTTCAAAATCTTCTATAAATTGTTTAATTATTTTTTCTGTTAGAGAATCGGTGAAGTTACCTTGTTCATCTAGTTTGCCCTGAATGCCCTTTATTAAAATAGAGGTTTTTTCGCTAAAATTTGCTCCAAGAGTTTTCATTATTAATTCTATCTCTGCTTTGCCCATTTCTCCTGAAGCAGATGCAGTAATAATTCCAACGGGTTTATTTGAGAAAATAACTGTTGATACGCACCATTCCAAAGCATTTTTTAAACTCCCTGGTATGCTGAAAACATATTCGGGTGTACAGATAAGAATAGCATCTGCATATTCAATTTTATTTCTAAAATCAATAATTATTTTAGGCGGATTTTTGCTATCTAAATCAGGATTGAAGTGTGGCAGCTTATCTATATCTTCAAAAAATGAAAATGAAAAACTCTCTTCTGAGACTGCAGCTATTTTTCTCAATAATTTTAGATTAGAAGAGTTTTTTCTGGTGCTTCCACAAATAGCCAAAATCCTTGCTGTGCCTGCCATTACTAATAAATTTATTTATTAAAGCTAAATATTTCCGCATAGTCTAATGTACATGACCTTCCTCATTATAAGTAGATATTTTCCGGCACATTTTAAAGTTAATATAATGTGCTGCTACAATAAGAGTAACAGCGGGAACTAAAAGTATAATAGAATATTGATGCCATATTTCTTTAGAAAATAAGAAAATCATTCCGAAAGAAAAGATGATTAAAGGCAGCATGCTTTTATGATG
The Arachidicoccus soli DNA segment above includes these coding regions:
- a CDS encoding NADPH-dependent FMN reductase, whose product is MAGTARILAICGSTRKNSSNLKLLRKIAAVSEESFSFSFFEDIDKLPHFNPDLDSKNPPKIIIDFRNKIEYADAILICTPEYVFSIPGSLKNALEWCVSTVIFSNKPVGIITASASGEMGKAEIELIMKTLGANFSEKTSILIKGIQGKLDEQGNFTDSLTEKIIKQFIEDFEKQIFI